From Negativicutes bacterium:
AAAAGGGTTGCAACTTTATTGCAATGGTGTCATGATTATGGAGAATTGCGGCGAGTTGCTGCCCGATTACTTTGGCTTTGTCAGAGGAATTGTGGATTCCGCAGATTTTTCTTTGAACATTTCCCGTGAAATGCTGCAGCATGACCGGCAACTCAAACTGATTGCCAAGAATATCGAAAAAAAACTGCGCAGCGAATTGATGAAGATGTTGCAGGAGGACAGAGCAAAATACGAGAAATTCTGGAAGGGATTCGGCTTACAGCTTAAATATGGTATGTATGCGGATTACGGTATGCATAAAGACGACCTGAAAGATTTGATTCTTTTCCACTCCCTGAAGGAAAACAAATTGATTTCCTTTCAAGAGTATGTCGCCAAGATGCCGGAAGAACAGAAGCATATCTATTATGCCAGCGGTGAGACCGAGGCGAAAATCGCCGCTTTGCCGCAGAGTGATGCCATCCGGGAAAAAGGTTATGATATTCTTGCTATGACAGAAGAAGTCGACGAATTTGCCATCAAAGTCCTGCATACTTATGACGGTAAGGAATTTAAATCGGTGACAGACAGTGAGCTGGGCTTGGAAAGCGAAGCGGAAAAAGCCGAGATTCAAAAAAAGACGGAGCTCAATCAAGCGCTTTTGCAGGAGATGAGCAAAGCACTGGAAGGTAAAGTCAAGGCGGTCCGTCTGTCTGCCCGTCTGAAAAAGCATCCGGTCTGTTTGGTTAACGACGGTGAATTATCGCTGGAGATGGAAAAGGTACTGAACGCCATGCCAGCAGCGGAACAGAAGGTGAAAGCGGAACGGGTATTGGAGATCAACGCCGAACACCCGCTATTTGCCGTACTGACGCAGACGGTTGCGGAACAACCGGAAAAAATTGCCATGTATGCCCAGTTGCTCTATGATCAGGCGCTCCTGATTGCCGGCATGCCAATTGAAGATCCTGTTGCTTTCTCCAATGCGATTTCGCAATTGATGATCTCACAGAAATAGGCAGTTGCTCCGGAGCAGCCTCGGTCATAGCTGCTCTGGCTGAGGACAGCTTCGTCCAAGACCGCGGTCAGTGCCGCTGCTGACGGTGCGTCAGGCAATGATCCGTATCGGAATAAAAAGTTGCAGTGGATCTGCGCAAAACCTGCAGATCCATGGGATGAACAGGGAGGTGGAAAGTGATGCTGAAAAAAATACGTTACAATTCCCCGGTGGTGCTAACCTTTGTCGCGCTTGCTCTCATGGCTTTGGGTTTGAATCGACTGACCAATGGCGAAAGCAATCGTCTGGTCTTTTCGGTTTACCGCAGTTCCTGGTCGGATCCGTTGACCTATTTGCGCTTATTCTGTCATCCCTTCGGTCATTCCGATTGGGCGCATTTGAGCAGCAACATGATGCTGCTGCTGCTGACCGGTCCAATGCTGGAAGAAAAATACGGCAGCCTGCGCTTATCTCTGATTATGTTCATTACGGCAATTGTCACAGGATTGGTCCAGATGGTCTTTTTTGAGACCGCCTTGCTGGGAGCCAGCGGCATTGTGTTCGCCTTCATCATCCTCTGTTCGATGACGGGTTTGGAACGCGGCGGCATCCCCCTCACCTTTTTGATCATCAGCGGCATTTATCTGGGCGGAGAAATTTATGCTGCGGTCACCATCACAGACAACATTTCTCAAATCACGCATATCGCCGGCGGTCTGGTTGGCGCCATCAGCGGCTTTGCTTTCCTGCCGAAAAAGCCCAAACCGCCCGGCACATCGGAAGCAACCGTCATGCCGAACGAAAAACCGACGGAACCGGTGGTTAGCGGTTTCCCCACTGAACAATTGAATTAAGCAAAAAAACAAACCACCTCGATTTGGTAGCGAAGGTGGTTTGTTTTTTCCTCGGTTGTAAAGTAAAAAATCAGTTATCCCAGATAAGGTTTGCAAATGATCTCCTGAATCTTGGTATCAAAGATTCTTTGCGCATGCGCGGGTCTGATCACGAGCGCCGTATCCAAACCACCGCCGGTCCCACCGGCAGCAATGATATCAGTACCTTCAGTAATTAAGCCGCCGTCGAGTGCCATGATGCTGATCTCTGTGCAGACTTTCACGCCCTGTCCCAACATGCGCAGGCTGTGCGCGATGATTTCAACCGGATAAACACCCTGAAAGCGCGCAGAAATACCGCGTTCCGCGCCGGAGAGCACGTGCGTGGTGTGATAGACCTGCATTCCGGCAGCGCGAAATTCGGCATGTTTTGCTTCTGACATGGCGACTTTCCCCGGATGAAAACCACTGACTTCACCGATGATGAAGATTTGAAACTCTTTGGCATAAGGCAGAAAGAATGCGGCGGAATAACCAGTATATGAACTGACAACAATCTGTTTGATCCCCAAAGCCTGCGCCTTGGCAATCACAGCCTGCACGGTCGCTTCGGTGTTCTGTTTACCCGGTTTTTCAAACAACATGATAGTTTCTCCTTTTTTATATGGAAGTGGGACTGATGCCGGGGAACATGGCTTTTTCTGAATGATGAGATCAACTGATCATTCGCTTAAATAGAAGCTGCTGACAGCTTTGCCGCCGCGGACGCTCCTGGCGGTTAAGGTGATTTGATCTCCAGCCGCAGCTTTGACCAGCCAGGCGGCTTTGCCTAAACTGGTGGGAACCGCAGGACCCCAGCCGCCGCTGAAATGAGCGTTGGCATAACCCTGCAGGTTTCCCAGCGGGATCGATTTTTTGCCGTTGAGAATCTCGGCGCCTTCCAGACTGACAGAGTCCGGTTTGACTGCTTTTAAGCTCAGGGCTTTGTTGGTGATATTGGTCGGCAAGAAGCCATCATTGATCACGGCAGCCGTGATTTTCCAAAGCTTGTCATCCAGTTTTTCTTGTTTGATTTCATCAAAGCAGAGATGGGGCAGACAAGCCGCTTCCCGAATCGCCCATAAGGCGTTCTTATAAGTTTCACCGGCCAACAGGAAGGTGGGGGGATTCTGCAGATTGTATTTGGGATCCCAACCGCCGATTTCGACACTGCCAAGCTGCGGATGTGCAAAGGTTTGCCAATTACAGAAGCCGGCACCGGCTAAAACGCGGTCATTCCACTGCAGCAGGCGAATTTGAATTTCTTCTTTTTCTTCCGGGGTAGCCGCTTTTGCCGCTGCGGCGCGGTCGATCCCGGCCTGGCCGATTCTGTCCCAGAGCTCGGTAGTAAAACCGATCACACCTTTGTGCTCATACAGCCATTCCGGCAGGCAGGCGCGGTTGCTGGATTTCACATCCGGATAGCCGGTGACTTTGGTCCCTTCGGCAGCAACGGCACGGATACATTTCAAATCCATGGCGTCAATCGCCTCATCACCGTATTGGTAGGGATTGCGGAAGAAGATGCCGCCGGAGGTATGATAGGAATTGGCCAGGGCGATATTGGGATGCGCGGTAATAAACTCCACTACGCCGCGGACTTCCGGCTCGCTGGTGGGATAATCGCCGCCGCCCTGTACGCCCGGATTCCAGTTGGAAGGGAAGTTGCGGTTCATATCCAAATTGAAAGGGGAACGCACAACTTCAAACGGCTCGCCGTTGTAATTGTTGATTAAACCTTCCGGCAGCAGACGATAGAAGGCTTCGTCACTGTCCCAGGGCTCTCTGGGCAGCAGCAGACGGGCATCACGTTTGCTGATTTTCCAGGCGCCGCGCTTGTCATCGCGCAAACGCATTTGCAGAATCATGCCATTACCGTCAATATCCTGAGGATGCAGCCCCGGCAGATTTTCCATGTCAAGTTCCGGCCATGGCCGTACGGAGGAGCGCAGGGTGTTCGGCGTGGTCAGATAATATTCCGCGCCGTCCGGATTGACACGCGGCAGGATATAAAATGTATATTTTTCCAGCAGACGCTGGATTTTCACATCCTCATCGGCGCCGCTCAGCAAGAGATCGATCAAATTGAGAGCGGTCATACTGCCGGTGACCTCTCCGGCGTGAATGTTCGCTTCCACATAGAGCGCAGATTTGTTTTCCGGTGCGCCGCTTTTGCGGTCGGTGAGCGTCAGAGCCGGAATCTCACGCTTCTCATAGCTCTTGCCAATGCTTTCTAATGATGCCAGCTGAGGGTAAGCGGTGACGACATCATTGAGATATTGCATGATCTCGTCGTATTTGTAGTAACGGTCAAATGAAATGGGAACTTTACGCGCCAATTTAAAACACCTCCACATATTTAGATAGTAGAACATTTCTCTATCTGAAGGAAAAAACCTTTCTGCAATTTGAATAAAATACAAGGAATCAGCGGCTGTTTTGTGGAAAAGGGCAGCAGGGTTAATTCAAATTCAGTCCGGCACCGATTGAATTGAGAAGAAGGGGGCTTTTTGATGTATGATTTATTGTTTAAGAATGCCTGTCTACTGGATGGCAGCGGCGCACCCTGGCAAAAGGGGGATTTAGCCGTCAAAGACGGAAAAATCGTGGCGGTCGGTTATGTTCCGTCCGAGCAAGCCAGGGAAGTCATTGATGCCAGCGGCTTGGTACTCGCTCCGGGATTTATCGATATTCACTCTCATTCCGATTTTTCCATCACCCAAGTTGGACTGGCGGAAAGCCGCATCCTGCAGGGGGTGACCACCGAACTGGGCGGTGACTGCGGACTCTCCGCGGCTCCGGTCAATCCGGAAAAACTGGACTTACTGAAACGCTATGTCGGTTTTTTGGATCCGGGTATGGAATTTTCCTGGCAGAGCTTTGGCGAATATCTGGATCAGATGGAAGCGGCCGGTTACAGCTGCAACTACGGCGGCATGATCGGTCACGGCACGGTGCGTTTGGCCGTGATGGGTTTTGACGACCGCAAACCGAGTGCTGAAGAGATGGCACGGATGCAGCGACTGACCGCCGAATCCATGCAGCAAGGCGCTTTTGGTCTTTCCAGCGGCCTGATCTATCCGCCCGGTTGCTATGCCGATGTGGACGAATTGGCGGAAGTTGCCAAAGCGATCGCGCCGTACAAGGGTTTTTATGAAACACATATGCGCGATGAGAATGACTACATTCTTGATTCTGTACGGGAGACGATCGAGGTTGGCCGCCGCGCCGGCATTGCCGTACAATGTGTCCATCATAAAGTCACCGGCCGCAAAAACTGGCGCATTTCCAGTTATGCGACGCTTGCCTGTATTGAAGCTGCCCGCCGGGAAGGAATCGATATCACCCTGGATCAATATCCCTATATTGCCTCTGCCACGACCCTGACCTCGATGCTGCCGAAATGGGCTTTTGTGGGCGGTATGGATGAGATGATCAAGCGGCTGGAGGATCCAGGCGACAGAGCCAGGATGCGCGCCGAAATACTGGCTCATTTTAAAAAATCGCTGCGACGCTTCAGTGATATCGTGATAGCAGATCTGCCCAGCGCAGCCAATAAACACCTGATCGGTAAGAATATCGAAGAAATCGCCATGCTGCAGGGCAAGGACCCAATCGATGCCGTCCTCG
This genomic window contains:
- a CDS encoding M14 family metallopeptidase; protein product: MARKVPISFDRYYKYDEIMQYLNDVVTAYPQLASLESIGKSYEKREIPALTLTDRKSGAPENKSALYVEANIHAGEVTGSMTALNLIDLLLSGADEDVKIQRLLEKYTFYILPRVNPDGAEYYLTTPNTLRSSVRPWPELDMENLPGLHPQDIDGNGMILQMRLRDDKRGAWKISKRDARLLLPREPWDSDEAFYRLLPEGLINNYNGEPFEVVRSPFNLDMNRNFPSNWNPGVQGGGDYPTSEPEVRGVVEFITAHPNIALANSYHTSGGIFFRNPYQYGDEAIDAMDLKCIRAVAAEGTKVTGYPDVKSSNRACLPEWLYEHKGVIGFTTELWDRIGQAGIDRAAAAKAATPEEKEEIQIRLLQWNDRVLAGAGFCNWQTFAHPQLGSVEIGGWDPKYNLQNPPTFLLAGETYKNALWAIREAACLPHLCFDEIKQEKLDDKLWKITAAVINDGFLPTNITNKALSLKAVKPDSVSLEGAEILNGKKSIPLGNLQGYANAHFSGGWGPAVPTSLGKAAWLVKAAAGDQITLTARSVRGGKAVSSFYLSE
- a CDS encoding D-aminoacylase — protein: MYDLLFKNACLLDGSGAPWQKGDLAVKDGKIVAVGYVPSEQAREVIDASGLVLAPGFIDIHSHSDFSITQVGLAESRILQGVTTELGGDCGLSAAPVNPEKLDLLKRYVGFLDPGMEFSWQSFGEYLDQMEAAGYSCNYGGMIGHGTVRLAVMGFDDRKPSAEEMARMQRLTAESMQQGAFGLSSGLIYPPGCYADVDELAEVAKAIAPYKGFYETHMRDENDYILDSVRETIEVGRRAGIAVQCVHHKVTGRKNWRISSYATLACIEAARREGIDITLDQYPYIASATTLTSMLPKWAFVGGMDEMIKRLEDPGDRARMRAEILAHFKKSLRRFSDIVIADLPSAANKHLIGKNIEEIAMLQGKDPIDAVLDLIIAEKGTVNQITFGMCEEDVEMIMKHPLVMIGSDGSALPLSGSDIPHPRNFGTFPRVLGHYCRERGLFPLETAVWKMTGFPAARMGLPDRGLLKPGFWADLVLFDAQTIIDTPTYTNPKQACQGILRVYVNGVLTARDGRHTGAKAGKILRKGK
- a CDS encoding rhomboid family intramembrane serine protease, with the protein product MLKKIRYNSPVVLTFVALALMALGLNRLTNGESNRLVFSVYRSSWSDPLTYLRLFCHPFGHSDWAHLSSNMMLLLLTGPMLEEKYGSLRLSLIMFITAIVTGLVQMVFFETALLGASGIVFAFIILCSMTGLERGGIPLTFLIISGIYLGGEIYAAVTITDNISQITHIAGGLVGAISGFAFLPKKPKPPGTSEATVMPNEKPTEPVVSGFPTEQLN
- the htpG gene encoding molecular chaperone HtpG, whose product is MAKREFKTESKRLMELMINSIYTHKEVFLRELISNASDALDKLYLKEIAEGKEKISRDELKIDLTVNKAERTLTIRDNGCGMTEEELIDNLGTIAKSGTLDFRKAFEGETDVIGQFGVGFYSAFMVSSKITVRSKAYGQSTANCWESSGEDGYTLTPCDMESHGTEVTLYLRPDSEDEKYSEYLEQYTLTDLIRKYSDYIRYPIRMEVETSVPKKDNPEEYETVKEIKTINSMIPIWRKQKEDLKDEDYNGFYMDKFGDYREPLHVINTKVEGSVTYNALLFLPSEPPFGYYTKNFEKGLQLYCNGVMIMENCGELLPDYFGFVRGIVDSADFSLNISREMLQHDRQLKLIAKNIEKKLRSELMKMLQEDRAKYEKFWKGFGLQLKYGMYADYGMHKDDLKDLILFHSLKENKLISFQEYVAKMPEEQKHIYYASGETEAKIAALPQSDAIREKGYDILAMTEEVDEFAIKVLHTYDGKEFKSVTDSELGLESEAEKAEIQKKTELNQALLQEMSKALEGKVKAVRLSARLKKHPVCLVNDGELSLEMEKVLNAMPAAEQKVKAERVLEINAEHPLFAVLTQTVAEQPEKIAMYAQLLYDQALLIAGMPIEDPVAFSNAISQLMISQK